Proteins from a genomic interval of uncultured Desulfuromusa sp.:
- a CDS encoding MMPL family transporter translates to MKINAFRTGLEKLIFNNRRILLGFFILITLLMSYSLTNLRIDAGFSKQLPLEHEYMQTYVEHRKEFGGANRILIALMTKQGDIFTPEFFDTLQKATDDVFFIPGVDRAQVTSLFTPNVRFTEVVEDGIAGGNVVPADFETTAAGLEKVRKNILKAGILGRLVANDFTGAAISAQLLEVDPATGEKLDFIKVAHLLEEQIRDKYQSDQVSVHIIGFAKVIGDIADGAKRVILFFFVAFVITSLLVFFYTRSWILTLIPISCSLIAVIWQLGLLPILGYGIDPMGLLVPFLIFAIGVSHAVQMITANTAEVRAGADRLEAAKSCFRQLLIPGFIALASDTIGFITIQLIEIRVIQEMAVTASLGVAVIILSNLILLPILLSYVKTGRRYKRRVDQQTQTLRPVWRFFERAAEPKFATVIIIAAVFLLGFGLWKGSDIKIGDMHRGVPELRTDSRYNQDSKIITEHFSIGVDLITVIVETKPDGCIDYDIMTAIDRFAWHMNNVDGVQSVIGLPGIAKIINSGWNEGSLKWRVLPRNQATMVQAVGYVPTSSGLLNSDCSVMPVMIFTTDHKAETIANIVSEVKNYRNQHATDNVTFRLATGNVGVMAATNEEVSAAQFPILLYVFGAVTLLCFYEFRSIRAVLCIILPLALVSLLAYALMSILQIGLKVSTLPVVALGVGVGVDYGIYIFSRLRSYLRKGQTLQEAYLHTLAITGTGVVFTGVTLAIGVATWIFSPLKFQADMGILLTFMFLVNMLGAILLLPALACFLLPKTTKVFSE, encoded by the coding sequence ATGAAAATCAATGCCTTCAGAACTGGACTGGAAAAGCTCATTTTTAACAATCGGCGTATCTTGCTGGGCTTTTTTATCCTGATAACCCTGCTTATGTCTTATTCTCTCACCAACCTGCGCATCGATGCAGGCTTCAGCAAACAGCTCCCCCTTGAACATGAGTACATGCAGACCTACGTTGAACACCGCAAAGAGTTTGGCGGTGCCAACCGGATTCTGATTGCGTTGATGACAAAACAGGGTGATATTTTCACCCCGGAATTTTTTGATACCCTGCAAAAAGCCACAGACGATGTTTTCTTTATCCCCGGGGTTGATCGCGCCCAGGTCACATCCCTGTTTACTCCTAATGTCCGTTTTACAGAGGTCGTTGAAGATGGAATTGCTGGCGGCAACGTTGTCCCGGCTGACTTTGAGACAACCGCTGCAGGACTGGAAAAAGTTCGTAAAAATATTCTCAAAGCCGGCATCCTTGGACGCCTTGTCGCCAATGACTTTACCGGTGCTGCAATCAGTGCACAACTACTGGAGGTCGACCCGGCAACGGGAGAGAAACTCGACTTTATCAAGGTTGCACATCTGCTTGAAGAACAGATACGGGATAAATATCAAAGCGATCAGGTCAGTGTCCACATTATCGGTTTTGCCAAGGTTATTGGCGATATTGCTGATGGTGCAAAGCGCGTTATTTTGTTTTTCTTTGTTGCTTTTGTGATCACCAGCCTGCTGGTTTTTTTCTATACCCGTTCCTGGATCCTGACCCTGATCCCTATAAGTTGCTCTTTGATAGCCGTGATCTGGCAACTGGGACTGTTGCCTATTCTCGGTTATGGTATCGATCCCATGGGTTTGCTGGTTCCTTTTCTCATATTTGCAATCGGTGTCAGTCACGCGGTACAGATGATAACGGCGAATACAGCCGAAGTCCGCGCCGGAGCAGATCGGCTTGAAGCAGCAAAGTCCTGTTTTCGTCAGCTTCTGATCCCAGGATTTATTGCTCTGGCCAGTGACACAATTGGATTTATCACCATCCAGTTGATTGAAATTCGGGTCATACAGGAAATGGCTGTCACTGCCAGCCTGGGGGTCGCGGTGATTATTCTCAGCAATCTGATTCTATTGCCAATTCTCCTTTCCTATGTCAAAACGGGACGACGATATAAGCGCCGGGTTGACCAGCAAACACAAACATTGCGACCCGTCTGGCGTTTCTTTGAACGCGCCGCAGAACCAAAATTTGCAACGGTTATTATCATTGCCGCTGTCTTCCTGCTTGGGTTCGGCCTCTGGAAAGGTTCCGATATCAAAATTGGTGACATGCACCGTGGAGTTCCCGAATTACGAACCGATTCCCGCTATAATCAAGACAGTAAAATCATTACTGAACACTTTTCTATTGGGGTCGATCTGATCACCGTCATTGTCGAAACCAAACCCGACGGTTGTATTGATTATGACATCATGACCGCTATTGACCGTTTTGCCTGGCATATGAACAATGTCGATGGGGTCCAGTCAGTCATCGGCCTTCCCGGTATTGCTAAAATCATTAATTCCGGTTGGAATGAAGGAAGTTTAAAATGGCGAGTACTACCACGCAACCAGGCAACCATGGTTCAGGCCGTTGGCTATGTACCAACCAGCAGCGGATTATTGAATTCCGATTGCAGTGTCATGCCGGTGATGATCTTTACCACAGACCACAAAGCGGAAACCATTGCCAATATTGTTTCTGAAGTCAAAAACTACCGCAACCAACACGCAACAGACAATGTCACCTTCAGACTGGCTACCGGAAATGTCGGTGTCATGGCTGCAACCAACGAAGAGGTTTCAGCCGCGCAGTTCCCCATTCTGCTCTATGTTTTTGGTGCTGTGACCCTCCTTTGTTTCTACGAATTCCGCTCAATCAGAGCAGTTCTGTGCATTATTTTACCCCTCGCACTGGTCTCTCTGCTTGCCTATGCTTTGATGAGCATCCTGCAGATCGGATTGAAAGTTTCAACGTTGCCTGTTGTCGCCCTGGGAGTTGGTGTCGGCGTTGATTACGGCATCTATATTTTTAGCCGTTTGCGCAGTTATTTAAGAAAAGGGCAAACCCTGCAGGAAGCTTACCTGCATACCCTTGCAATCACAGGAACCGGGGTTGTTTTTACCGGTGTAACTCTTGCTATCGGGGTAGCGACCTGGATTTTTTCTCCCCTTAAATTCCAGGCAGATATGGGTATTTTGTTGACCTTTATGTTCCTGGTCAACATGCTTGGAGCCATCCTGCTGCTACCGGCTTTAGCCTGTTTCCTGCTGCCGAAAACAACAAAAGTCTTCTCTGAATAA